GTCGAGCATCGTGTTGATGATGCCGCCGTCGGCGAGCATGAACCGCCAGCCGAAGACGGTGACGAAGGTGGGCACGGCCCACGGCAGGACGAGGATCAGCCGGTAGAAGGTGCGCCCGCGCAGCTTCTGGTTGAGCAGGAGCGCCAGGCCGAGGCCGATGCTGTAGTGCAGGGCCACACAGAGCACGGTCCAGACGATCGTCCAGATGAAGTGCGACCAGAAGCGGTCGTACGCGGTGTCGCCCCACAGGATGTCGGCGTAGTTGTCGAAGCCGATGAACTTGTAGGTGGCGTCGATGTGGTTGACGCCGATCGTGCGCGCCGAGTTGAGGCTGTTGGCGTCCGTGAGCGTCAGGTAGAGGCCGCGCGCGAGCGGGTAGAGCACGAGTCCGCCGAGCACGACGACCACGGGCGCGATCATCGCGTACGCGTACCAGTACTTCTGGTAGGCGTGCTTGAGGCGATCGAGCCGTCCGGGGCGCTGCCCGGGCTCGCCCCGGCGCCTGCCGGTCGCGCGGTCGATGGCGACTGTCATGGTTCGACACCTTCTGGAGGATCAGGAAGATCGGGAAGTCTCGGGAGACCAAGGGGTACGGCCGCGCAGGGCCGATGACCGCCGGAACCGTCCCCCGGGTCCAACTGGGCGGTTCCGACGGCCATTCGGGGTCACTTGCCGATCATTTGCTGAAGTCCGGGACCAGCTTGGCGATCGCGGTCTCCGCGTTGCCCAGGCCCTTGTCGAGGGACTCCTTGCCGCCCGCGATCTGCGCCAGCTCGGTGTCGAGCGGCCCCCACAGGGAGCTGTACTCGGGCAGCGCCGGGCGGGGCTGGGCGGCGGGGAGGACGCCCTGGTAGCCGGCGAGGCCCGGGTCGGCCTTGACCTCGGCGGTGTAGGCGTCGTCGCGGGTGGGCAGCGTGGAGTTCTTCAGGGCGATCTGCGACTGGGACTTCGCGGAGGTCATGAAGTTGACGAACTTCAGCGCGGCCTTCTGGTGCGCGGCGTCCGAGCCCGCGTACACGGAGAGGTTGTGGCCGCCGGTCGGGGCGCCCGCCTTGCCGCTGGAACCGGCCGGGACAGTGGCGATACCGAGGTTGGCCTTGTCCTTGAACGCGGCACCCTTGTAGAAGTTGGTGATCTCCCACGGGCCCTGGACGATCGCGGCGACCTTGCCGGTGACGAACGCGTCCTGGATGTGGGCGTAGGCGTCGGCGGTGGTGTCCGCCTTGTGCAGGCCCTTGCCGTCGAAGAGGCCGAGCCAGGTGCCGTAGGCCTTCTGGGCGGCGGCCGAGTTGACGGTGATCTTCTTGGCGGTGGCGTCGACGGTGTCGGTGCCCTCGCCGTAGAGGAAGCTCTGCGCGTAGTAGGCCTGGGTGGAGCCCCAGTAGCCGTCGACGCCGGTCTTGGTCTTGACGGTGGCGGCGGCCGTCTTCAGGTCGGCCCAGGTCTTGGGGGCCTCGGTGAGGCCGGCCTTCGTGAAGAGCGCCTTGTTGTAGACGAGCGCGAGGGTGTCGGTGACGATCGGGACGCCGTACGTCTTGCCTTCGTACTTGGCCTGTTCGATCAGGCTGGGCTGGAACTTGGCCTCGTCGGTGAGGGCCTCGGTGCCGTCGAGCGGCAGCAGGAAGCCCTTCTTGGCGAAGGCGGGGGTCCAGCCGACCTCGGAGCGCAGCACGTCCGGGGCACCGGAGGCACCGGCGGCGGTGTCGAACTTGTTCTGCGCCTGGTCGAAGGGGACGTTGACGTACTTGACCTTGACGTCCTTGTTGGCGGCCTCGAACTCCTTGACGAGGGCCTGGTACGTCGGCGCCTCGTTGGTGGCGTTGGAGGTGTCCCACCAGGTGATGGTGACCGGACCGTCGGCCTTGTCACTGCCGCTGTCGTCTCCGCCGCAGGCCGTCGCCGCGAGGGCGAGGGACGCCACCAGCGCGGTGGCCGCTATGCCACGCCGCATGAGTTCTCCATAAGTTGTCAGTCGGCCGCGCCGTTGCCGCCGCCGGGCGACGTGAACGTAACAGCGATGTAAGCGTGACGAAAGACCTTGCAGCAAAAAAGTGCAAGAACCGGCGACAGTTACCTCGTCGTGACCCGCCGAGCCTCTGCCGAGGAATGGCCTGACCCCCTGTTCTGCCGGTGTCCAGCGGGATCTGGGACAGTTGTGCAAGACTCTGCAAGCTCTTGCCATGTACGCCCGATCAGGCGCACGCCAGACCCAAGAGGGAGCGCGATGACGCAGCAACCCGCAGCGGCGAGCGGACGGCCCGGCCGTCCGGCGGGCCGTTCGACGGCCCGTGCCCGGCGTCCGTTCGGTGGGCAAGGCGAGGGCCGGCCGGTACAGTCCAGCCCTGTGACCACACGGCTTGCCGACATCGCCGCCCAGGCGGGGGTGAGCGAAGCGACAGTCAGCCGGGTCCTGAACGGGAAGCCGGGCGTCGCCGCCACCACCCGCCAGACCGTGCTCGCCGCCCTCGACGTACTGGGCTACGAGCGCCCCGTCCGGCTGCGCCAGCGCAGCGAGGGCCTGGTGGGCCTCATCACCCCGGAGCTGGAGAACCCGATCTTCCCCGCCCTGGCGCAGGTCATAGGCCAGGCCCTGACCCGGCAGGGATACACCCCGGTCCTGGCCACCCAGACCCCCGGCGGTTCCACGGAGGACGAGCTGACGGAGATGCTCGTCGACCGGGGCGTGGCCGGCATCATCTTCGTCTCCGGACTGCACGCGGACACCTCCGCCGACATGCAGCGCTACGAGCAACTGCGCGCCCAGGGCGTGCCGTTCGTCCTGGTGGACGGCTTCTCCCCCAAGGTGCAGGCGCCGTTCATCTCACCGGACGACCGCGCGGCGATGAACCTCGCGGTCACCCACCTCGTCTCGCTCGGCCACACCCGTATCGGTCTGGCCCTGGGCCCGAAGCGTTTCGTGCCGGTCCAGCGCAAGATCGAGGGCTTCGTACGGACGATGCAGGATCTGCTGGGCCTGACGGCGCAGGACGTCGAGACACGGTTCGTCCAGCACTCGCTGTACACGCTGGAGGGCGGTCAGGCGGCGGCCATGGCGCTCATCGACCGCGACTGCACGGCGGTGGTGTGCGCGAGCGACATGATGGCGCTGGGTGCGATACGGGCGGCCCGGCAGCGCGGCCTGGAGGTCCCCCGGGACGTCTCGGTCGTGGGTTTCGACGACTCCCCCCTGATCGCCTTCACCGACCCGCCCCTCACCACGGTCCGTAAGCCGGTCCCGGCGATGGGCCAGGCCGCCGTACGCACCCTGCTGGAGGAGATCGGCGGCACGCCGGCCCCGCACAGCGAGTTCGTGTTCATGCCGGAACTGGTGGTCCGGGGTTCCACTGCTTCGGCCCCCGGGGACCGCGCTCGCCCCTGAGGCCTGCTCGAACCGGCGTGCTCCCCGACGACCTGCCCGGCTGCCCGCGCTCGTCCGCAGGGTCGTCCTGAGGGTGGAGAATGCCCTGCTTCGGGCAGTCCTCTGGTAGTAGTTCGGGCCCCGTCACCCCGCCGTAGAACGTGCGGGTCGGACAGGACCAGGGGATGATCTGGGAGGGGACCGTATCTGGCAGACTCTGTGTCCATGGGTGAATCGACCGTGACAACCAGGGAAGGCCACGACCGGGCCGCTCCACATTCCGTCACGGACGACATGGCGGAGGGGAACGGCCACGTGGTCCGGGGACTCCTGCGCCGAGTGCGGACTCCGCGCCGGCCACGGCTCTGGTTCGAGATCCTTCTGATCGCGGTCAGTTACTGGACGTACTCGATGATCCGTAACGCCGTGCCGGAGCAGAAGGCCGAGGCGCTGCGCAACGCGGACTGGCTCTGGAAGATCGAGCACACCCTGGGCATCGCCGTCGAGGAGTCCGTCAACCACGCGATCAACTCGGTGACTTGGCTGATCGTGGGCATGAACTACTACTACGCGACGCTGCACTTCGTCGTCACTCTCGGTGTCCTGGTGTGGCTGTACCGCAGTCATCCCGGCCGGTACGCGGCGACGCGGCTGACCCTGTTCGCGACCACGGTGGTCGCCCTGCTCGGTTACTACCTGTATCCGTTGGCCCCGCCCCGTCTGATGAACGGCGGCCACTTCGTCGACACGGTGATGGTCCACCACACCTGGGGTTCGATGGCCTCCGGCGACCTCAAGCACATGTCGAACCAGTACGCGGCGATGCCGTCGATGCACATCGGCTGGTCCACCTGGTGCGGTCTGACGATCTTCGCGCTGGCCAGTGTCCCGTGGGTGCGCGTTCTCGGGCTGCTCTACCCGGTGGCCACCCTGCTGGTGATCGTCGCCACGGCCAACCACTTCTGGCTGGACGCGGTGGGCGGCCTCATGTGCCTGGCGTTCGGCTTCACGGTGGCCCGCCTCTGGTACGGCAAGCTCCCGTACGCCCTTCCGAAACTGGTCCCGGTGCGGGGGCGGGGCGGCCCGCTGCTCCCGGTCAAGCGGGGCTCCGTGACCGCGACGGAAGAGCCGGAACCGGTTCCTTACGCCGACGTCCCGTAGAACAGCGTCTCCACGACACCGCGCGCCCGTCGGGTGGTCCGCCGGTACGCGTCGATCATGTCGCCGACATGGCCCGGCCCGTACCCCAGGTACCGTCCCACCGCGCCCAGCTCCCGCCCGTCCGAGGGGAAGGTGTCCCCGGCCCGGCCGCGCACCAGCATCACGGCGTTGCGCACCCGGGTGGCCAGGACCCACGCCTCGTCCAGTATGGCCGCGTCCTCCCCGGAGATCAGTTCGGCGGCGCAGGCGGCGGCGAGGGCCTCGCGGGTACGGGTCGTCCGCAGGCTCGGTTCGACCCACCCGTGCTGCAGCTGCAGCAACTGGACGGTCCACTCCACGTCCGAGAGACCGCCCCGCCCGAGCTTGGTGTGCAGGGTCGGATCGGCGCCCCGGGGCATCCGCTCGGACTCCATACGCGCCTTCAGGCGCCTGATCTCCCGCACCGCGTCGTCGCCGAGCCCCTCCGCCGGGTAGCGCAGCGGGTCGATCAGCTCGATGAAGCGGCGCCCCAGCTCCAGGTCCCCGGCGACGACTTCGGCCCGCAGCAGCGCCTGGGACTCCCAACCGAGGGACCAGCGGCGGTAGTACGCCTCGTACGACGTCAGGGTACGGACCAGCGGCCCCGACTTGCCCTCGGGACGCAGATCCGCGTCGATGAGCAACGGCGGGTCGGAGCTGGGTACTTGGAGGAGTCGCCGCATCTCGGAGACCACGGCGTTCGCCGCCTTGGCGGCCACGTGCTCGTCGACGCCCTCGCGGGGTTCGTGCACGAACAGGACGTCGGCGTCGGAGCCGTAGTTCAGTTCGTGGCCGCCGAAGCGGCCCATGCCGATCACCGCGAACCGGGTGGGCAGGGTGTCCCCCCAGCCGTCCCGCACGACCGCCCGTAGCGTCCCGGCCAGGGTGGCCGCCGTGAGGTCGGAGATCGCGGCGCCGACCCGGTCCACCAGGGCGCCCTGGTCGGCCTCGGCGGGCGACTGCTCGGTGCCGTAGGAGCCGACGATGTCGGCGGCGGCCGTACGGAACAGCTCGCGCCGCCGGACACCGCGCGCCGCGTACACGCCCTGTTCGCCGGTCTCGGAGCGTCCGACGGCGGCCAGTATCTCCTGCTCCAGGTGGTCCCGCTCACGCGGTTCCAGCCCACTCGCCCCGTCGCCGTCGCCGAGCAGTGCGACGGCCTCCGGGGCCCGCATCAGCAGGTCGGGGGCGAGGCGTCCGGCGGACAGGACACGGGCCAGGTTCTCGGCGGCGGCTCCTTCGTCCCTCAACAGCCGTAGATACCAGGGGGTCCGGCCCAGCGCGTCCGACACCTTGCGAAAGTTGAGCAGTCCGGCGTCCGGGTCGGCGGAGTCGGCGAACCAGCCCAACAGGACGGGCAGCAGCGTCCGTTGGATGGCCGCCTTGCGGCTCACCCCGCTGGCCAGCGCCTCCAGATGCCGGAGTGCGGCGGCCGGATCGGCGTACCCGAGCGCGACCAGCCGCTCCCGGGCCGCGCCGGTGCTCAACCTCGTCTCGCCGGATGGGGGTCCCCCCGCCCGAGGGAATTCGAGGGTGGGGGAGAGTTGGGCGACGGCGTCGAGCAGCGGCCGGTAGAAGAGCTTCTCGTGCAGCCGCCGTACGACGGACGCGTGCCGCTTCCACTCCCGGTTCAGCTCGGCCACCGGGTCGGTGCGCAGCCCCAGTGAGCGCCCGATGCGCCGCAGATCGGCCTCGTCCTCGGGCACGAGGTGGGTGCGGCGCAGCCGGAACAGCTGGATCCGGTGCTCCATGGACCGCAGGAAGCGATAGGCGTCGTCGAGCTGCACGGCGTCCGCGCGTCCGACGTACCCGCCGGCGGCGAGGGCGCCCAGCGCGTCCAGGGTGGTCCCGCTGCGCAGGGAGGTGTCGGCGCGTCCGTGCACCAACTGGAGCAGCTGGACGGCGAATTCGACGTCCCGCAGCCCACCGGGCCCGAGCTTCAGTTCCCGCTCGACCTCGGCGAGGGGAATGTTCTCGACGACGCGGCGGCGCATCTTCTGCACGTCGACGACGAAGTTGTCGCGCTCGGCGGCATGCCAGACGAGGGGGGCGAGCGCGGCGACGTACGCCTCCCCCAGTTCGATGTCACCGGCGACCGGGCGGGCCTTCAACAGGGCCTGGAACTCCCAGGTCTTGGCCCAGCGCTGGTAGTAGGCGAGATGGCTGCTGAGGGGACGCACCAGCGGACCGTTGCGGCCCTCGGGGCGCAGATTGGCGTCGACGGGCCAGATGCTCCCCTCGATGGTGGTCTCGGAGCAGATCCGCATGAGATGCGAGGCGAGCCGGGTGGCGGCCTGCAGCGCCTTCCCCTCGTCGGCGCCGTCGACAGCCTCACCGACGAAGATGACGTCGACGTCGGACACGTAGTTGAGCTCGTGGCCACCGCACTTGCCCATGGCGACGACGGCAAGCCGGCACAGTGCGGCGTCGTCGGGCGCGGCGGCCTTGGCGATGGCGAGGGCGGCGCGCAGGGTCGCGGTGGCGAGGTCGGCCAGTTCGGCGGCGGTCTCGGCGACGTCGGTGGTGCCGCAGACGTCACGGGCGGCGATGGACAGCAGGCAGCGCCGGTAGGCGACGCGCAGTGACACGGGGTCGGTGGCCTCGGCGAGCCCCCGCTCGAACTCCTCCACCCCGGGATG
This genomic interval from Streptomyces sp. B21-083 contains the following:
- a CDS encoding carbohydrate ABC transporter permease; translation: MTVAIDRATGRRRGEPGQRPGRLDRLKHAYQKYWYAYAMIAPVVVVLGGLVLYPLARGLYLTLTDANSLNSARTIGVNHIDATYKFIGFDNYADILWGDTAYDRFWSHFIWTIVWTVLCVALHYSIGLGLALLLNQKLRGRTFYRLILVLPWAVPTFVTVFGWRFMLADGGIINTMLDAVHLPSPLWLEDTFWQRFAAIMVNTWCGVPFMMVSLLGGLQSIDSTLYEAADMDGANAWQRFWYVTLPGLRSVSSTVVLLGVIWTFNQFAVIFLLFGNTAPDAQILVTWAYYLGFGQQPRDFAQSAAYGMLLLAILVVFTSFYRRWLNRNEQQLAI
- a CDS encoding extracellular solute-binding protein — encoded protein: MRRGIAATALVASLALAATACGGDDSGSDKADGPVTITWWDTSNATNEAPTYQALVKEFEAANKDVKVKYVNVPFDQAQNKFDTAAGASGAPDVLRSEVGWTPAFAKKGFLLPLDGTEALTDEAKFQPSLIEQAKYEGKTYGVPIVTDTLALVYNKALFTKAGLTEAPKTWADLKTAAATVKTKTGVDGYWGSTQAYYAQSFLYGEGTDTVDATAKKITVNSAAAQKAYGTWLGLFDGKGLHKADTTADAYAHIQDAFVTGKVAAIVQGPWEITNFYKGAAFKDKANLGIATVPAGSSGKAGAPTGGHNLSVYAGSDAAHQKAALKFVNFMTSAKSQSQIALKNSTLPTRDDAYTAEVKADPGLAGYQGVLPAAQPRPALPEYSSLWGPLDTELAQIAGGKESLDKGLGNAETAIAKLVPDFSK
- a CDS encoding LacI family DNA-binding transcriptional regulator, which codes for MTTRLADIAAQAGVSEATVSRVLNGKPGVAATTRQTVLAALDVLGYERPVRLRQRSEGLVGLITPELENPIFPALAQVIGQALTRQGYTPVLATQTPGGSTEDELTEMLVDRGVAGIIFVSGLHADTSADMQRYEQLRAQGVPFVLVDGFSPKVQAPFISPDDRAAMNLAVTHLVSLGHTRIGLALGPKRFVPVQRKIEGFVRTMQDLLGLTAQDVETRFVQHSLYTLEGGQAAAMALIDRDCTAVVCASDMMALGAIRAARQRGLEVPRDVSVVGFDDSPLIAFTDPPLTTVRKPVPAMGQAAVRTLLEEIGGTPAPHSEFVFMPELVVRGSTASAPGDRARP
- a CDS encoding phosphatase PAP2 family protein translates to MGESTVTTREGHDRAAPHSVTDDMAEGNGHVVRGLLRRVRTPRRPRLWFEILLIAVSYWTYSMIRNAVPEQKAEALRNADWLWKIEHTLGIAVEESVNHAINSVTWLIVGMNYYYATLHFVVTLGVLVWLYRSHPGRYAATRLTLFATTVVALLGYYLYPLAPPRLMNGGHFVDTVMVHHTWGSMASGDLKHMSNQYAAMPSMHIGWSTWCGLTIFALASVPWVRVLGLLYPVATLLVIVATANHFWLDAVGGLMCLAFGFTVARLWYGKLPYALPKLVPVRGRGGPLLPVKRGSVTATEEPEPVPYADVP
- a CDS encoding bifunctional [glutamine synthetase] adenylyltransferase/[glutamine synthetase]-adenylyl-L-tyrosine phosphorylase, whose protein sequence is MMAPGRRSSTFTRLLRHGFTDPSAAERLLDSAELAPLRDDPVLLDALGATADPDLALLGLVRLAEAQDGRTARHELLDTVIAAKPLRDRLLGVLGASAALADHLIRHPRDWQALAMYEPRDLHPGVEEFERGLAEATDPVSLRVAYRRCLLSIAARDVCGTTDVAETAAELADLATATLRAALAIAKAAAPDDAALCRLAVVAMGKCGGHELNYVSDVDVIFVGEAVDGADEGKALQAATRLASHLMRICSETTIEGSIWPVDANLRPEGRNGPLVRPLSSHLAYYQRWAKTWEFQALLKARPVAGDIELGEAYVAALAPLVWHAAERDNFVVDVQKMRRRVVENIPLAEVERELKLGPGGLRDVEFAVQLLQLVHGRADTSLRSGTTLDALGALAAGGYVGRADAVQLDDAYRFLRSMEHRIQLFRLRRTHLVPEDEADLRRIGRSLGLRTDPVAELNREWKRHASVVRRLHEKLFYRPLLDAVAQLSPTLEFPRAGGPPSGETRLSTGAARERLVALGYADPAAALRHLEALASGVSRKAAIQRTLLPVLLGWFADSADPDAGLLNFRKVSDALGRTPWYLRLLRDEGAAAENLARVLSAGRLAPDLLMRAPEAVALLGDGDGASGLEPRERDHLEQEILAAVGRSETGEQGVYAARGVRRRELFRTAAADIVGSYGTEQSPAEADQGALVDRVGAAISDLTAATLAGTLRAVVRDGWGDTLPTRFAVIGMGRFGGHELNYGSDADVLFVHEPREGVDEHVAAKAANAVVSEMRRLLQVPSSDPPLLIDADLRPEGKSGPLVRTLTSYEAYYRRWSLGWESQALLRAEVVAGDLELGRRFIELIDPLRYPAEGLGDDAVREIRRLKARMESERMPRGADPTLHTKLGRGGLSDVEWTVQLLQLQHGWVEPSLRTTRTREALAAACAAELISGEDAAILDEAWVLATRVRNAVMLVRGRAGDTFPSDGRELGAVGRYLGYGPGHVGDMIDAYRRTTRRARGVVETLFYGTSA